A genome region from Glutamicibacter arilaitensis Re117 includes the following:
- a CDS encoding hemolysin family protein → MSDLMGILVTVALLAANFYFVGAEFALISARRSIIEPKAMEGNRSAKMTLWAIENVSLVMAGAQLGITVCSLALGYVTKPLVKYAVAGPFEAVGVPAGMIDALSYAIALIAVTYLHVVLAEMVPKNMALAGPERMALILGPSMVVLVKVLRPVLWLMNAMGNLVLRIFGVVPKNEVASTFTRDEVSSMVAESREGGLLDAHDEQLLLGALHFDARSIESVAISFDKVQTLPVDATIEQIEAAAAHGFSRFPLVDAAGTPVGYVHVKDVLGADAQARTQPLQRSGIRELPSFGHQQSVRTALQEMQLSGAHLALVRDGETGKVTGMVTLEDMLAELVGQIRDEHRSVS, encoded by the coding sequence ATGAGCGACCTTATGGGAATTCTGGTGACGGTCGCGCTGCTGGCAGCGAACTTCTACTTTGTCGGCGCCGAATTCGCGCTGATCTCCGCGCGCCGGAGCATCATCGAGCCCAAGGCCATGGAAGGCAACCGCAGCGCCAAGATGACGCTGTGGGCCATCGAGAACGTTTCGCTTGTCATGGCCGGTGCCCAGCTGGGCATCACCGTCTGCTCGCTGGCGCTGGGCTATGTCACCAAGCCGCTGGTGAAGTACGCGGTGGCCGGGCCCTTCGAAGCCGTCGGCGTTCCGGCAGGCATGATCGACGCGCTGTCCTACGCGATTGCGCTGATCGCGGTGACCTACCTGCACGTGGTGCTTGCCGAGATGGTGCCCAAGAACATGGCCTTGGCCGGACCCGAGCGCATGGCGCTGATCCTGGGCCCGAGCATGGTCGTCCTGGTCAAGGTGCTGCGCCCGGTGCTGTGGCTGATGAATGCCATGGGCAACTTGGTGCTGCGGATCTTCGGCGTCGTTCCGAAGAACGAAGTGGCCAGCACCTTCACCCGCGACGAGGTCTCTTCCATGGTGGCCGAATCCCGGGAGGGGGGCCTGCTCGATGCGCATGACGAGCAGCTGCTGCTGGGCGCCTTGCACTTCGATGCCCGGAGCATCGAGTCCGTAGCGATCAGCTTCGATAAGGTGCAGACCTTGCCGGTGGATGCCACGATAGAGCAGATCGAGGCGGCGGCCGCGCATGGCTTCTCGCGCTTCCCGCTGGTGGACGCCGCCGGCACCCCGGTGGGCTATGTCCACGTCAAGGACGTGCTCGGCGCCGACGCGCAAGCCCGGACGCAGCCGCTGCAGCGCAGCGGCATCCGCGAGCTGCCGTCCTTTGGGCATCAGCAAAGCGTGCGCACCGCGCTGCAGGAAATGCAGCTCTCCGGAGCCCATTTGGCCCTGGTGCGTGATGGCGAAACGGGCAAGGTCACCGGCATGGTGACCTTGGAAGACATGCTCGCAGAGCTGGTCGGCCAGATCAGGGACGAGCACCGCAGCGTCAGCTAG
- a CDS encoding hemolysin family protein, translating to MEWISLGIAIILILGCGLFVAAEFSLITVNRSQVKQAAEKGDRRAAGVLKGMSTLSTQLSGAQLGITLTNLGIGFLAEPAIAALVVGPLQDFGLNQTLARSVSIGIALVLATILTMVFGELIPKNLAIAKPFATAKAVVGFQRGFSVVTKPFLAFFNGNANWIVRRFGIEPQEELASTRSAEELVALVGHSAREGLLPSETAEMLRRTVAFGNRRAHDVMTVRSRMITVTAQETVHEVLELAARTGHSRFPLVDEGGHRVLGMVHIRALLAIPYAQRQQSAAGDSAEDAFLVPDTIELDELMDQMRNGGLQLAVLIDETGDVAGMLTLEDLVEEIVGEVRDEHDPEDSTIQVLSGNSWRLDAALRPDEANELLGCQIPEDSDYETLAGLLTVQLGKFGEVGDVVRLVVPGEPGGPHKELEFTIHATDGQRIASVDVTVSEQAEGEDAR from the coding sequence ATGGAGTGGATCTCGCTGGGCATAGCCATCATCCTGATCTTGGGGTGTGGCCTCTTCGTAGCCGCAGAATTCTCACTCATCACGGTGAACCGCAGCCAGGTCAAGCAAGCCGCCGAAAAGGGCGACCGCCGCGCTGCCGGTGTGCTCAAGGGCATGAGCACCCTTTCCACCCAGCTCTCCGGGGCTCAGCTGGGCATTACCCTGACCAATCTCGGAATCGGCTTCTTGGCCGAGCCTGCCATCGCCGCCCTGGTGGTTGGACCGCTGCAGGATTTCGGACTCAACCAGACGCTGGCCCGTTCGGTGTCCATAGGCATCGCGCTGGTGCTGGCCACCATCCTGACGATGGTCTTCGGCGAACTGATTCCGAAGAACTTGGCCATTGCCAAGCCATTTGCCACGGCCAAGGCCGTAGTGGGGTTCCAGCGCGGCTTCAGCGTCGTGACCAAGCCTTTCCTCGCATTCTTCAACGGTAACGCCAACTGGATTGTCCGCCGCTTCGGCATCGAGCCGCAAGAAGAGCTGGCCTCGACCCGTTCGGCCGAGGAGCTGGTGGCCTTGGTGGGGCACTCGGCCCGCGAAGGACTGCTTCCCTCGGAAACTGCCGAAATGCTGCGCCGGACCGTGGCCTTCGGCAACCGCCGGGCCCATGATGTGATGACCGTCCGGTCGCGGATGATCACCGTGACCGCCCAGGAAACGGTGCACGAAGTGCTGGAGCTTGCCGCACGTACCGGGCATTCCCGCTTCCCGCTGGTGGACGAAGGCGGGCACCGCGTGCTGGGCATGGTTCACATCCGCGCCTTGCTCGCTATCCCCTACGCGCAGCGGCAACAGTCCGCGGCCGGAGACAGCGCAGAAGATGCCTTCCTGGTCCCGGATACCATCGAGCTCGATGAGCTGATGGACCAGATGCGCAACGGCGGGCTGCAACTGGCGGTACTGATCGACGAAACCGGCGACGTCGCCGGCATGCTCACGCTGGAAGACCTCGTGGAGGAAATCGTCGGCGAAGTGCGCGACGAGCACGACCCGGAGGATTCCACCATCCAGGTGCTCTCCGGGAACTCCTGGCGGCTGGATGCGGCACTGCGCCCGGATGAGGCCAATGAGCTGCTGGGCTGCCAGATCCCCGAGGACTCGGACTACGAGACCTTGGCAGGACTGCTGACCGTGCAGCTGGGCAAGTTCGGCGAGGTGGGCGATGTCGTGCGCCTCGTGGTCCCGGGCGAGCCCGGTGGACCACATAAGGAACTTGAATTCACCATCCACGCCACCGATGGGCAGCGGATCGCCAGTGTCGACGTGACGGTGTCCGAGCAGGCAGAAGGGGAGGACGCACGATGA
- a CDS encoding glutaminase, producing the protein MQNPIPDYLHEVLDALRDDTSGERASYIPELADADPDKFALAVTTAMGSTYTAGDAQDEFTIQSISKPFAYAAVIMDRGLSHVLEHIGVEPSGEAFNELSLEDGTNRPKNPMINAGAIAVHGLLVGEEATGAQRVDRVLELFSRLAGRQLSIDEEVFASELGTADHNLSMAHMLRKHKIIADDPHEVVSGYTRQCSILVTVADLSAMAATLANGGVQPCTGERIMDSAIAQQVMSVMAVAGMYDGAGDWLTRVGIPAKSGVAGGLVGVLPDQVGIGAFSPRLDSHGNSQRSRLAFERLSTDMGMHLFAPSPGRLDVIDVRRSGVRETFHLQGNVQFTAAAELLDLMAESDYGEEVHIDISRAFSFTDVARRMTLEGLRRLRDEGRRVFLHDPLQSLADPDLGDGTYPETP; encoded by the coding sequence ATGCAGAACCCGATACCCGATTATCTGCACGAAGTTCTCGACGCCCTGCGCGATGACACCTCCGGCGAGCGCGCCAGCTACATCCCGGAGCTGGCCGATGCTGATCCGGACAAGTTCGCGCTGGCAGTCACCACCGCCATGGGCAGCACCTACACCGCTGGCGATGCGCAGGACGAGTTCACCATCCAATCCATCTCCAAGCCCTTCGCCTATGCGGCGGTGATCATGGATCGCGGGCTGAGCCACGTGCTGGAGCACATCGGGGTGGAGCCCTCCGGCGAGGCCTTCAACGAACTGTCCTTGGAAGATGGCACCAACCGCCCGAAGAACCCGATGATCAATGCCGGGGCCATCGCCGTGCACGGCCTGCTGGTGGGCGAAGAAGCCACCGGGGCGCAGCGCGTGGACCGGGTGCTGGAATTATTCTCCCGGCTGGCCGGACGCCAGCTGTCCATCGATGAAGAGGTATTCGCTTCCGAGCTGGGCACGGCGGACCACAACCTGTCCATGGCCCATATGCTGCGCAAGCACAAGATCATTGCCGATGACCCGCATGAGGTGGTCTCCGGCTACACCCGGCAGTGCTCCATCCTGGTCACCGTTGCGGACCTGTCAGCCATGGCCGCGACCCTGGCCAATGGCGGGGTGCAGCCGTGCACCGGGGAACGGATCATGGATTCAGCCATCGCACAGCAGGTGATGTCCGTGATGGCGGTGGCCGGCATGTATGACGGCGCCGGGGATTGGCTAACTAGGGTCGGGATTCCCGCCAAGTCCGGTGTGGCCGGCGGCCTGGTGGGCGTATTACCCGACCAGGTGGGCATCGGTGCTTTCTCCCCACGCCTTGATTCCCACGGCAACAGCCAGCGATCCCGGCTCGCCTTCGAGCGGCTTTCCACGGATATGGGCATGCATTTGTTCGCGCCCAGCCCCGGCCGGCTCGATGTTATCGATGTCCGCCGAAGCGGGGTGAGGGAAACGTTCCACCTGCAAGGCAACGTGCAGTTCACCGCGGCCGCCGAGCTGCTGGACTTGATGGCTGAATCGGATTACGGCGAAGAAGTGCACATCGACATTTCCCGGGCCTTCTCCTTCACCGACGTGGCCCGCAGAATGACCTTGGAAGGGTTGCGCCGCTTGCGCGATGAAGGTCGCCGGGTGTTCCTCCATGACCCGCTGCAGTCCCTGGCGGATCCTGATCTGGGCGACGGGACGTACCCGGAAACCCCGTAG
- a CDS encoding glycerophosphodiester phosphodiesterase — translation MGFGSVDNGMKTGGQRQKNSPALPPTLRQGWPKFLEAVPFLARIMKLSHARIFRYLGIIVLMQSINGFVVLPVIKYLFGKALEASSLSNITDRTYPAILAHPVSVALLIAIAMIALIAVSLQFTTIVVMVNRQQSGQPPSVWAMCQDVAKCLGRLLSYPSPVMLVYFFLALPMGGLGLSSVLIQGVGIPPFITREYLKAPLSTGIYAVMIAAIIYANLRLILTLPLLVVGRKRPLAAVGESLRATHKNFFRHLLLLGIPLGAAVLGASVMVELLVWGTDLADSLVTAQTSAMLASISIGLGHSLGFLIIGAATVVMIQVLVALCRERLGLPVILEERSLAHRTAQQRGTRASLASVAFGLVISVSFSAMPAMGDTTEGAENTLVIGHRGYSGGGVENTLGGLEAAAANQADVVEADFQETKDGHFVASHDTNLLMVAGRNQNIYEMTLVEVQEVTVREGGFTDKIPTMGQYLKRADELGIQVLVELKVTGHEKAGYLKRFLAEVDATGTTEKNIYHSLNGHAVQEIKKQRPKLRVGLTVAMSFGGLPKTNGDFYTVEQASFSEELLAEAHARDKEVYVWTVNDQATIRQLLSIPVDGIVTDNVKLAVDNRAMVATNPASEYQVGYSLAYLDIFR, via the coding sequence ATGGGATTTGGCTCAGTGGACAACGGAATGAAAACCGGCGGGCAACGCCAGAAGAATTCCCCTGCCTTACCCCCAACCCTGCGGCAGGGCTGGCCGAAATTCCTCGAAGCTGTGCCCTTCTTGGCACGCATCATGAAACTGAGCCATGCGCGGATCTTCCGCTATCTCGGAATCATTGTCCTGATGCAGTCGATCAACGGTTTCGTGGTCCTGCCAGTCATTAAGTACCTTTTCGGCAAGGCCTTGGAAGCCAGCTCGCTAAGCAACATCACCGACCGGACCTACCCGGCAATCCTGGCCCACCCGGTGTCGGTGGCGCTCTTGATCGCTATTGCGATGATTGCCTTGATCGCGGTCAGCCTCCAATTCACCACCATCGTGGTGATGGTAAACCGGCAGCAATCCGGCCAGCCGCCGAGCGTTTGGGCCATGTGCCAGGACGTAGCCAAGTGCTTGGGCCGGTTGCTCTCCTATCCTTCGCCGGTGATGCTGGTGTACTTCTTCCTGGCTCTCCCCATGGGCGGGCTCGGATTGTCTTCGGTGCTGATCCAAGGCGTGGGAATCCCGCCGTTCATCACCCGCGAGTACCTCAAGGCGCCATTGAGCACGGGAATCTATGCGGTGATGATCGCCGCGATTATCTATGCCAATCTGCGCCTGATCCTCACCTTGCCACTCTTGGTAGTGGGGCGCAAACGCCCGCTGGCGGCAGTGGGCGAGAGCCTGAGGGCGACCCATAAGAACTTCTTCCGCCACCTGCTGTTGCTGGGCATCCCGCTGGGTGCCGCGGTGCTGGGCGCCTCGGTGATGGTCGAGCTGCTGGTCTGGGGCACCGACCTTGCCGACTCCCTGGTCACGGCCCAGACCTCGGCGATGCTGGCCAGCATCAGCATTGGACTGGGGCACTCGTTGGGCTTCTTGATTATCGGTGCGGCGACCGTCGTGATGATCCAAGTTCTGGTGGCACTGTGCCGCGAACGCCTGGGCCTGCCAGTCATCCTCGAAGAGCGCTCGCTGGCACACCGCACGGCACAGCAGAGGGGCACCCGGGCTTCGCTGGCATCGGTGGCCTTCGGCTTGGTGATCTCGGTGAGTTTCTCCGCCATGCCGGCCATGGGTGACACCACCGAAGGTGCAGAGAATACGCTGGTCATCGGTCACCGCGGTTATTCCGGTGGCGGAGTGGAAAACACCCTGGGCGGGCTGGAAGCTGCCGCGGCGAACCAAGCCGATGTTGTCGAAGCCGATTTCCAAGAAACCAAGGACGGGCACTTCGTAGCCAGCCACGACACCAACCTGCTGATGGTTGCGGGAAGGAACCAGAACATCTATGAGATGACTTTGGTTGAGGTCCAGGAAGTCACGGTCCGTGAAGGCGGATTCACCGACAAAATCCCCACCATGGGACAGTACCTGAAGCGCGCCGATGAGCTGGGTATCCAGGTTCTGGTGGAGCTGAAGGTCACCGGTCACGAGAAGGCAGGCTACCTCAAGCGCTTCCTGGCTGAAGTCGATGCCACCGGCACCACCGAAAAGAACATCTACCATTCGCTGAACGGGCATGCCGTCCAAGAGATCAAGAAGCAGCGGCCTAAGCTGCGCGTTGGTTTGACCGTGGCCATGAGCTTCGGCGGACTGCCGAAGACCAACGGGGACTTCTACACCGTGGAACAGGCTTCCTTCAGCGAAGAACTACTTGCCGAAGCCCATGCACGGGACAAGGAAGTCTACGTGTGGACCGTCAATGACCAAGCGACCATCCGCCAGTTGCTGAGCATTCCGGTGGACGGCATTGTCACCGACAATGTGAAGCTGGCGGTGGATAACCGAGCGATGGTGGCCACCAACCCCGCCTCCGAATACCAGGTGGGCTACTCGCTGGCCTACCTGGATATCTTCCGGTAA
- a CDS encoding LLM class flavin-dependent oxidoreductase: MRLSILDQVPLTEHAPTVPEALSSGLQLAQEAEHLGYHRIWFAEHHHSKSFASAAPEMMTALALERTKRIRIGTGAILLPYYQAQKVAESMGLLVAVHPDRVDIGVGRAALSDPHYAQKIAALVHDLDAVHEPSDTEPAGRLWVLGAGGSTAPLPGTLGAGYVHGHFLRPTGGEPATRAYREAVANAGHRAHTVLAVRFATADTEDKAQALADALLLWRVRKDLGNDGPVPSVATAASYRWSDQERARAAERRQALIVGTPDSVRDQLLALAEAHGADELMLNTLVCDPADRLESYRLLAQSFSK, translated from the coding sequence ATGAGACTCTCCATACTCGACCAGGTCCCGCTCACCGAGCATGCACCCACCGTCCCCGAAGCACTTTCCAGCGGCCTGCAGCTAGCCCAAGAAGCCGAACACCTGGGCTATCACCGCATCTGGTTTGCCGAGCACCACCACTCGAAATCCTTTGCCAGTGCCGCCCCGGAAATGATGACTGCGCTGGCGCTGGAACGCACCAAGAGAATCCGCATCGGCACCGGTGCGATCCTCTTGCCCTACTATCAGGCGCAGAAAGTCGCAGAGTCCATGGGCTTGCTGGTAGCCGTGCACCCGGACCGGGTGGATATCGGGGTAGGGCGCGCGGCACTGTCCGATCCGCACTATGCGCAGAAGATTGCCGCCCTGGTCCATGATCTCGACGCCGTCCACGAGCCCTCGGATACCGAACCGGCAGGCCGCCTCTGGGTTCTGGGTGCCGGCGGTTCCACCGCCCCGTTGCCCGGGACGCTTGGTGCCGGCTACGTGCATGGCCACTTCCTGCGTCCAACCGGCGGCGAGCCGGCCACCCGCGCCTACCGTGAAGCGGTGGCCAATGCCGGGCACCGCGCGCACACCGTGCTGGCCGTTCGCTTCGCCACCGCGGACACCGAGGACAAGGCGCAGGCCCTGGCCGATGCGCTGTTGCTGTGGCGGGTACGCAAGGACTTGGGCAATGACGGCCCGGTCCCCTCAGTTGCCACCGCGGCCAGCTACCGCTGGAGCGACCAGGAACGCGCCCGCGCGGCCGAACGCCGCCAGGCGCTGATCGTGGGAACCCCGGATTCAGTCCGCGACCAGCTGCTGGCCCTGGCCGAAGCCCACGGGGCAGATGAGCTGATGCTCAATACCCTTGTCTGCGATCCGGCAGACCGGCTGGAATCCTACCGGCTACTGGCCCAAAGCTTCAGCAAATAG
- a CDS encoding Abi family protein produces the protein MSSDFWIDQWLGSPRFQRYVDSAGGDRGDALALYEWNASLSAALLKDFSHFEVALRNAYDKAISSAWKNSTHWLLDPQSPVVVPLWRVKTHSDGLKRGSDINEKNRRQVFRAIDNCGKKNAEAGKVIAELTFGFWRYMTTSAHEKSLWVTYLHKAFSGKPQRSDIDRIIGTVHILRNRIAHQEQIFNLAHEFDPAIVHTEMMTVLERINPEAKARVLASSSVAEVFNSRP, from the coding sequence ATGAGTAGCGACTTCTGGATCGATCAATGGCTAGGCTCTCCTCGCTTCCAGCGTTACGTGGATTCGGCCGGCGGAGACAGGGGCGACGCGCTCGCACTCTATGAATGGAACGCCTCCCTGTCGGCCGCCTTGCTAAAAGACTTCTCGCACTTTGAAGTGGCCTTACGCAACGCCTATGACAAAGCCATTAGTAGTGCCTGGAAGAATTCGACCCACTGGTTGCTGGATCCGCAATCGCCCGTAGTTGTTCCGTTATGGCGTGTTAAAACGCATTCTGACGGACTGAAGCGTGGGTCGGATATTAACGAAAAGAATCGCCGGCAAGTTTTTCGCGCAATTGATAACTGTGGAAAGAAAAACGCCGAGGCGGGGAAAGTAATCGCTGAACTGACTTTCGGGTTCTGGCGCTATATGACAACTAGTGCTCATGAAAAGTCGCTATGGGTTACCTACCTCCATAAGGCCTTCTCCGGCAAGCCGCAGCGAAGCGATATTGACCGCATCATAGGCACAGTGCACATCTTGAGAAATCGTATTGCTCACCAAGAACAAATCTTTAACCTTGCTCATGAGTTTGACCCCGCTATCGTTCACACGGAAATGATGACTGTTCTAGAACGAATTAATCCGGAGGCTAAAGCTCGTGTGCTCGCATCATCGTCTGTGGCAGAGGTTTTTAATTCCAGGCCCTAG
- a CDS encoding IS1380-like element ISAar12 family transposase: MTTNQALVSHAGLTTLSDLLNALGFRKLCDNRLSQFVPALAVHRPGKMIADLSLMLAAGGEQVSDTDQLRTTQGLFGPVASDPTFSRFFSRISKHPGAFDYAFATMHRQVRAKLWAAAGKRNPAIRASRTNPLTIDIDASLVNVHSDKEGAKGNYKGGYGYSPMIAMADYGKTNGTGEVLAVRLRPGNKAANSAKDHISILTEALEQLPDEFYDEQTTLIGEKIMVRTDSAGATREFLKHVDSLGLQFSTSYTLPVVKERFVRWINQKKYWEPALTADGEHRNNAWVIDASKVIELNDYPPGTRIYLRAEPLHPGAKASLFDTDGNRVTAFLTNSPRYDPAFLDARHRARGRCENRIKSLKAAGLGKLPFASFAANQAWANLAMFALNLTLWLQLVVLPAGHQAGSWDLKRWRYRVWSMAGKLTKSGRQPRLLINDQTPEARLVTLLKEQINGLRQRWGVGSLRT; the protein is encoded by the coding sequence ATGACCACGAACCAAGCCCTGGTCTCCCACGCAGGGCTTACCACCCTGAGCGACCTGCTCAACGCGCTGGGTTTCCGCAAGCTCTGCGATAACAGGCTCTCGCAATTCGTTCCTGCTTTAGCCGTTCACCGGCCCGGGAAGATGATCGCAGATTTGTCCCTCATGCTCGCCGCCGGCGGCGAGCAAGTCAGCGATACCGACCAGCTACGGACCACTCAAGGCCTCTTCGGTCCGGTTGCCTCTGACCCGACGTTCAGCCGGTTCTTCAGCAGAATCAGTAAACATCCCGGGGCTTTTGACTACGCATTCGCGACCATGCACCGGCAAGTGCGGGCCAAACTATGGGCAGCAGCAGGCAAACGCAACCCCGCAATACGGGCATCCCGAACCAATCCTCTGACCATCGACATCGACGCGTCCCTAGTCAACGTTCATTCAGACAAAGAAGGTGCCAAAGGCAACTATAAAGGCGGGTACGGCTACTCACCGATGATCGCCATGGCCGACTACGGAAAAACCAACGGCACCGGTGAAGTCCTCGCCGTACGCTTGCGCCCAGGAAATAAGGCAGCAAACTCAGCGAAGGACCATATCAGCATCCTGACCGAAGCACTGGAACAACTACCAGACGAATTCTATGACGAACAGACAACGTTGATCGGTGAGAAGATCATGGTCCGCACCGATAGCGCTGGCGCCACCCGAGAATTCTTGAAGCATGTTGATTCTTTGGGTCTGCAATTTTCCACCTCATATACGTTGCCCGTGGTCAAGGAACGCTTCGTGCGGTGGATCAATCAGAAAAAGTACTGGGAGCCAGCGCTCACCGCGGACGGTGAACACCGTAATAACGCGTGGGTGATTGATGCTTCCAAGGTCATTGAACTAAACGATTACCCGCCAGGAACCAGAATTTATCTTCGTGCTGAGCCGTTGCATCCGGGGGCGAAAGCAAGCCTGTTCGACACTGATGGGAATCGAGTGACCGCGTTTCTGACGAACTCTCCACGCTACGATCCCGCTTTCTTGGATGCCCGTCATCGCGCCCGTGGGCGTTGTGAAAACAGGATCAAGTCGCTGAAAGCCGCAGGGCTGGGCAAACTGCCATTCGCTTCGTTCGCGGCGAATCAAGCGTGGGCTAACTTGGCCATGTTTGCGTTGAATCTGACGTTGTGGCTGCAGTTGGTGGTACTGCCTGCGGGGCATCAGGCCGGGAGCTGGGATTTGAAACGGTGGCGGTACCGGGTGTGGTCTATGGCCGGGAAGCTGACTAAGAGCGGTCGCCAACCCCGGTTGCTGATCAATGATCAAACGCCGGAAGCTCGATTAGTCACGTTACTCAAGGAACAAATCAACGGATTGCGTCAGCGTTGGGGCGTCGGTTCACTGCGAACCTGA
- a CDS encoding M14 family zinc carboxypeptidase, translating to MKKSSCIFAGSALLLGLGLAPANAVGEGPNHNGNETVNTSILHTHESMAAELRKQDAKQSAMELEVIGHSAKGRELFLAKYLSDPANPTIMFLTQQHGNEQLTTEGALEVIKHLGTGRMAKVLEDVNILVVPMLNPDGAMGDVDFPLDDYIASGDRHLTRYNANNVDINRDHVAKTQPEIQALHNNVLSAYDIDYMIDLHHQGTRSAVDGKLVSGSILYPTTEDVSEEVREGSKRLGAVVYQNVDPTGWGHLGKYVGGTANTIARNGIAAEYGISTLLFEMRGMSDHYRSDYVLGQKPNGYLRQQTILTLESTIKAVADGSVETMDTSFWDSLPEQASLPGEENDE from the coding sequence CTGAAGAAGAGCTCCTGCATCTTTGCAGGCTCGGCACTGCTCCTTGGCTTGGGACTAGCCCCGGCCAATGCCGTCGGCGAAGGCCCGAACCACAACGGCAATGAAACGGTCAACACCTCGATCTTGCATACCCATGAATCGATGGCCGCCGAGCTGCGCAAGCAGGATGCCAAGCAATCGGCCATGGAACTGGAAGTCATCGGCCACTCGGCCAAGGGGCGCGAATTGTTCCTGGCCAAGTACCTCTCGGACCCGGCAAATCCCACGATCATGTTCCTCACCCAGCAGCACGGCAACGAGCAGCTGACCACCGAGGGTGCGCTGGAAGTCATCAAGCACCTGGGAACCGGCCGGATGGCCAAGGTCCTGGAGGATGTCAACATCCTGGTTGTGCCGATGCTCAACCCAGACGGCGCCATGGGAGATGTGGACTTCCCGCTCGATGACTACATCGCTTCGGGAGACCGGCACCTGACCCGCTACAACGCGAACAACGTGGACATCAACCGGGATCACGTAGCCAAGACGCAGCCCGAAATCCAAGCGCTGCACAACAATGTGCTTTCTGCCTACGACATCGACTACATGATCGACCTGCACCACCAGGGCACGCGCTCGGCGGTGGACGGGAAGCTCGTTTCCGGATCGATCCTCTATCCGACAACTGAGGATGTCTCCGAGGAGGTGCGCGAAGGCTCCAAGCGCCTGGGCGCCGTGGTCTACCAGAACGTCGATCCCACCGGCTGGGGGCATCTGGGCAAGTACGTGGGCGGCACCGCGAACACCATTGCGCGCAATGGTATCGCGGCCGAATACGGCATTTCCACCCTGCTCTTCGAGATGCGCGGGATGAGCGACCACTACCGGTCCGACTACGTGCTCGGACAGAAGCCCAATGGCTATCTGCGCCAGCAGACCATCTTGACGCTGGAGAGCACCATCAAGGCCGTGGCCGATGGCTCCGTGGAAACCATGGACACCTCGTTCTGGGACAGCCTGCCGGAGCAGGCCAGCCTGCCGGGCGAAGAAAACGACGAATAG